Proteins encoded in a region of the Thermoplasmata archaeon genome:
- a CDS encoding alanyl-tRNA editing protein encodes MSATELLYMAGVEGNYIKEFEAVVTERGPGWVALDRTAFYPEGGGQPSDTGELVFEGGRARVTDVQKRDTVRHFIDGELPQHVKSVRGILDWERRYAHMRMHTAQHVLSGVVFDRFGARTVGNQIYSDRSRIDFFPLALAPEDLESLEEACNSIFARNVPLEIYEEDRAELEKRVNAGRVSLDLLPKSARRIRIVKIGEFDVCPCAGTHVRTTAEIGRMKIIKKESKGRDRERLVYTLV; translated from the coding sequence ATGAGCGCTACAGAGCTTCTCTACATGGCGGGCGTTGAGGGGAACTACATAAAGGAGTTCGAGGCCGTTGTCACGGAGAGGGGGCCCGGATGGGTCGCCCTCGACCGGACCGCTTTCTACCCCGAGGGCGGGGGCCAGCCGTCGGACACGGGCGAGCTGGTCTTCGAGGGCGGGCGGGCGCGCGTCACGGACGTCCAGAAGAGGGACACCGTCCGGCACTTCATCGACGGCGAGCTGCCGCAGCATGTGAAGTCCGTGAGGGGCATTCTCGATTGGGAGAGGCGATATGCCCACATGCGAATGCACACCGCCCAGCACGTTCTTTCCGGAGTGGTCTTTGACAGGTTCGGGGCCAGGACAGTCGGGAACCAAATATACTCGGACCGCTCGCGCATCGACTTCTTCCCCCTCGCCCTCGCCCCGGAGGACCTCGAGAGTCTGGAGGAGGCTTGCAACAGCATCTTTGCCAGAAACGTGCCGCTGGAAATATACGAAGAGGACAGGGCCGAGCTCGAGAAAAGGGTTAATGCGGGGAGGGTCAGTCTCGACCTACTTCCGAAGTCTGCTAGGAGGATCCGTATAGTTAAGATAGGCGAGTTCGACGTCTGCCCCTGCGCGGGGACCCACGTTCGAACCACGGCCGAAATCGGCAGGATGAAGATAATCAAGAAAGAGAGCAAGGGCAGGGACAGGGAGAGGTTGGTCTACACCCTTGTTTAA
- a CDS encoding PKD domain-containing protein, with product MRDIKLNIMAVTIGLLLPLLPMTAPHSSADNIQIVVNKFSNGLSELNVDFTYGGTNTKNSLSLQTGLILNSVELKVSTAAMPGAEKSYPTNVVVDFGGDDKPEWSFSGKGYGPLGRQTVFINNLPYMNASIPFGGGYNDSVAIRLPKSAHVTKATMNLSAGQRIGDPGKVLVIWATYTGYGWDSDLPKKLRAFTSDFSTVDSYDGRSGTPDWATVSKYGNILVWSDWYFWYGFQNGAELGDLMANYVDAGGSLVLATYAMYQYGNFYLSGRFLSENYYAIQPTQSIVYHNPSIGTIDQPGHPVMANVSNIYFPSGYTYGIYQTGVAEGAKAISHWNSGMILAAEKNIGGTDRVDINLMPVSSDTSYYYSCYAGDGDDLFRNALIYGGRKPFTGAVNILNDSTEEFNRTAFSGNYTFPDFSDMLNSYLASASVSYRDAYGNEFVDIPIYVSGPAASRVRFDSLEILYDYTKDIKENPYEGDLTSSLNDMMSTVQGPNNITIPIYISSSSSGRVRLHSLRITATPPIHPPTIKRFWPDAETVVEENTEVEFGVDVVDIYGNPVTIKWFHNADELVGQTRERVKIMFDYDSAGLHTVTVRIENGLRPTEQTWNVTVLDVNREPVIDTFLPVSNPTVRENETVEFSVGASDPDGDPLSYRWALDGKVLMKETRSAFNYTPDFFSAGTHAVTVTASDPGGLTAAKKWDVTVENVNVRPVISSYSPKTNPRIKETQNWTFSAKGFDQDEGTLLTMTWYLDGNQVYIGESYTYRTDFKSAGLRSVKVVVSDGELSDSHEWLVTVDNWNRPPEPYIDSPREKLEFMEGDVIQFSAASTTDPDEEELSFVWREGSTVLSNDVEFQRALPRGLHTVTLEVRDPYGATNSTSVRIRVRYIELAVLLGVSRLDPRAGDAIDVVVTFTNIGDAEATDVGLTVLVDGRTLGSDTIKSLAPGGVEVRVFQWKATRGDHTLSAKVGGSEWSKSVTVASAPPPAAGPGVETYMWPSLLIVIAVLLFGWGAMVLRKR from the coding sequence ATGAGGGACATAAAACTGAATATAATGGCTGTCACGATAGGGCTTCTTTTGCCGCTATTGCCAATGACTGCCCCGCATAGCTCTGCCGATAACATACAAATCGTCGTAAACAAATTCAGCAACGGCCTCTCCGAGCTGAACGTCGACTTCACCTACGGCGGAACGAACACCAAAAACAGCCTCTCTCTCCAGACCGGCCTAATTCTGAACAGCGTCGAGCTCAAGGTCTCAACGGCGGCGATGCCCGGGGCGGAGAAGAGCTACCCGACCAACGTCGTCGTTGACTTTGGAGGCGACGATAAGCCCGAGTGGAGCTTCTCGGGGAAGGGCTATGGCCCTTTGGGCCGCCAGACCGTTTTCATAAATAACCTGCCCTACATGAACGCCAGCATACCGTTCGGCGGTGGCTACAACGACAGTGTCGCGATTCGCCTGCCCAAGAGCGCGCATGTGACGAAGGCGACGATGAACCTCAGTGCGGGCCAGAGAATCGGGGACCCGGGCAAGGTGCTGGTGATATGGGCGACCTACACCGGCTACGGCTGGGACTCCGACCTCCCCAAGAAGCTCAGGGCCTTTACCAGCGACTTCTCGACCGTGGACAGCTACGACGGCCGCTCCGGCACCCCCGACTGGGCCACGGTCTCAAAGTACGGCAATATCCTGGTCTGGAGCGATTGGTACTTCTGGTACGGCTTCCAGAACGGGGCCGAGCTCGGGGACCTGATGGCAAATTATGTAGACGCGGGTGGCTCACTCGTTCTGGCGACCTACGCGATGTATCAGTATGGTAATTTCTATCTGAGCGGCCGCTTCCTGTCTGAGAACTACTATGCCATCCAGCCGACCCAGTCCATCGTGTATCATAACCCCTCCATAGGCACCATTGACCAGCCCGGCCACCCGGTGATGGCCAATGTCAGCAACATCTACTTCCCGAGCGGCTACACCTACGGCATCTACCAGACCGGCGTCGCCGAGGGAGCCAAGGCGATATCGCACTGGAACAGCGGAATGATACTGGCCGCGGAGAAGAACATCGGCGGGACTGACAGGGTCGACATCAACCTGATGCCCGTGTCGTCGGACACATCCTACTACTACTCCTGCTACGCCGGAGACGGCGACGACCTCTTTAGGAACGCGCTCATATACGGCGGCAGGAAGCCCTTCACCGGGGCCGTGAATATCCTGAACGACTCCACGGAGGAGTTCAACAGGACCGCTTTCTCCGGCAACTACACATTCCCCGACTTCTCCGACATGCTGAACTCCTATCTGGCGAGCGCGAGTGTGAGCTACAGGGACGCCTATGGCAACGAGTTCGTGGACATCCCGATATACGTGAGCGGCCCCGCCGCCAGCCGCGTCAGGTTCGACAGTCTTGAGATTCTCTACGACTACACCAAGGACATTAAAGAGAATCCGTACGAGGGCGACCTGACCTCCTCGCTCAACGACATGATGTCCACCGTGCAGGGCCCGAATAATATAACAATCCCGATATACATCAGCAGCTCCAGCAGCGGCCGGGTCAGGCTCCACTCGCTCAGAATCACAGCAACGCCTCCCATCCACCCCCCGACAATCAAGCGCTTCTGGCCCGATGCAGAGACAGTGGTCGAGGAGAACACGGAGGTGGAGTTCGGGGTCGATGTGGTTGACATCTACGGAAACCCGGTGACCATCAAGTGGTTCCACAACGCTGATGAGCTCGTCGGACAGACCAGGGAGAGGGTGAAGATAATGTTCGACTATGATTCCGCCGGCCTCCACACTGTCACGGTCCGCATAGAGAATGGCCTCCGGCCGACGGAGCAGACATGGAACGTGACCGTGCTCGACGTGAATCGCGAGCCGGTGATAGACACATTCCTCCCGGTGAGCAACCCAACGGTCAGGGAGAACGAGACGGTTGAGTTCAGCGTGGGCGCGAGCGATCCTGACGGCGACCCCCTCTCGTACCGGTGGGCGCTGGACGGGAAGGTGCTGATGAAGGAGACCAGGAGTGCCTTCAACTACACCCCCGATTTCTTCAGCGCCGGGACCCACGCGGTCACGGTCACCGCCAGCGACCCCGGGGGTCTCACGGCGGCGAAGAAGTGGGACGTGACAGTCGAGAACGTGAACGTCAGGCCGGTGATATCCTCCTACTCTCCCAAGACGAACCCTAGGATAAAGGAAACCCAGAACTGGACTTTCTCGGCCAAGGGTTTCGACCAGGACGAGGGGACCCTCCTCACGATGACCTGGTACCTTGACGGGAACCAGGTCTACATAGGAGAATCATATACCTATAGGACCGATTTTAAGTCCGCAGGCCTGCGGAGTGTGAAGGTCGTGGTCTCCGATGGCGAGCTATCCGACTCCCACGAGTGGCTCGTCACGGTGGACAACTGGAATAGGCCACCGGAGCCTTACATCGACTCTCCGAGGGAGAAGCTGGAGTTCATGGAGGGCGACGTAATACAGTTCAGCGCGGCCTCGACCACCGACCCGGACGAGGAGGAGCTGAGCTTCGTCTGGAGGGAAGGGAGCACCGTTCTCTCAAACGATGTGGAGTTCCAGAGGGCGTTGCCCCGCGGCCTTCATACGGTGACGCTCGAGGTCAGGGACCCGTACGGCGCGACCAACTCGACCTCCGTCAGAATTCGGGTCAGGTACATCGAGCTTGCGGTCCTTCTAGGAGTTTCCAGACTCGACCCCCGCGCCGGGGACGCAATCGACGTTGTTGTCACATTCACAAATATAGGCGACGCCGAAGCCACAGATGTCGGCCTGACCGTCCTTGTGGACGGCCGGACCCTCGGTTCCGACACAATCAAGTCCCTCGCGCCGGGTGGGGTGGAGGTGAGGGTCTTCCAGTGGAAGGCGACGAGGGGAGACCACACCCTCTCGGCGAAGGTCGGGGGGAGCGAGTGGAGCAAGAGTGTGACGGTCGCGTCCGCCCCGCCTCCGGCGGCGGGCCCCGGAGTGGAGACCTACATGTGGCCAAGCCTTTTGATAGTGATTGCGGTCCTGCTGTTCGGATGGGGGGCGATGGTGCTGCGGAAGAGGTGA